The Triticum aestivum cultivar Chinese Spring chromosome 5A, IWGSC CS RefSeq v2.1, whole genome shotgun sequence genomic sequence TCGACAACCTCTCTAAAACGCATACGAGAAAATTGCACTTCACGGCACGGCAAAAAAAAAGAGCTTCGCTCGGTTGGCCCTCCTAGGCTTCCGCCTACTTTCTCTTCTCTTAAGTCTACAACAAGTGGGAGAGGCAGGATTCGAACCTACGTAGAAAACCTTCAACAGATTTACAGTCTGTCGCTTTTGACCGCTCGGCCACTCTCCCCTTCCCGGGGATACGCCCTCCTCAAACAAAGGGTTCCTGAATAAGAAGGATGGCGGCCTTCGTTCTTAAGTTAAGAAGAGCAGATGGAACTATTAGATTTGCTAGCGTTCCGGGAGAATAAATAAGGTCATTTAGTAAGTTCATAACAATCCATTTATGTAAAGCAAGGGGCAAAGCTTCTACGACAGCTTCCCCCTCATTGCCATCGTCGGCCTTCCCCAGCTCCCCTCCTTCGTCGCTTCTGGCTAAGCATCTTTCGGCGGAGGAAAGGAGGCGACTAGTCGCTTCTGGCGAAGCAGCGAGTTCATGAGCAAGTGAATGAACGAGCAGCGAGTGAAGTGCAACAGTCGTAAGTAAGGCTCGCCATGTTCCTAAAAGGAGTGACCATCTTTTCTTCCCTTCTACTGACACTGAGCGAGCAGCAAGCATAGGCAATAGTTTCCGTAGGGGTGGGGCGCAAGCAAGCGTTTTCAGGCTCCGCTAGCTAGCGTACTCTTCTGCTATCAATGAAACCGAAAGAAAAAACCAGTGCCCTTTCGTATAGATCGAGACGCAGTACTTTTTCTTTACTTCTTCCATACTAGGAAGAATGGAAGGAAATCCTTCGATAACACTTCTTCCTTATTTGAAGAAATGATATCCGACGCCCGTGGAAACTCTTTCATTTCAAAAAAGTTCTTCTTCTTAAGAAGCAAATAGCATTTCCTATTGATTTGTCCCCTGGACTAGACCTATGTAGATTCGGAATTATCCGTCGCTACGCTGTTCCCAAGGACTAGCAAAATCGAAATAGCGAAATTCTTGGGTCATCTCAATGGGTTCAGAAACCACACGTTTCTCTGGATCATCATAGCGTACTTCCACATATCCACTCAGAGGAAAGTCTTTTCGTAATGGATGACCCTCGAAACCATAATCTGTTGATATACGGCGTAAATCCGGATGATTGATGGAAGAAACACCAGACATATCCCATACTTCTCGCTCCCACCGGCCGGCTGATGGAAATAGACTGACTACCGGAGATATTCGTGTTACTTCGTCTGCACTTGTTTGTACACGAATGCGTGAGTTATACCGAGTACTCAGTAAATTATGGACAACTTCAAATCTTCGTTTTCGAGAGGGATGATCCACTCCGCAAATATCGATCGAAACTTGAACCCTTGTATAGGTATGCCATTTTAGAAAGCACAACAATGGAAATGGGTAGTCAGTATTGGTATAAGATCTATTCCCATGTTCCGATCTTTTCATTTTATGTACCCATTTCTTGGGTAAAATCTCCCAACTATATTGGAAAATGGATTGGTTATCCAtaaatgaaaataaagaaagcTTTATTTTGGTTCCGCTTCTTGCTCTAAGCAGAAAGACTTGTCGGAAATCGCCGGTTGGGTTGGTCCGACCAAGAAAGGCATGGGAGTGGAGAGGCAGAAGTGAAAGACTGGCTACCAATAAAGATCCAAAACTGCACACACACTTTTTAGAGTTATGTATCCAGGATCGGCTGCATGCTCTAGTGTTGAATCGGGTATAGAACCCAGGATGCTTGGTTACAATTCCGAATCCGCTAAACCATCGCTCGGGGAAAAGTATTATACAGAGCATTAGTACTTATTCTGATCCTTTCCTTATATTTAGATTCTAGTAGTTTATTTCAGTCGTATTCGTATCCTTACTGCGGTTTTTTAAGGGTAACAAATAAAAGTATGCAGGTTCTATTTTATTGTTCCGAGACATATGATGATAGCATTGAGAATGAGAAATCTTTGCAAAATGCACGTATTATTAAGGAGTTCTGGAACGATTACTACGCTAAGCTGTTGGATATTGACAAAACGAAAAAGACTTCTAATGTTGATATGTATCAGGATGATGTTAGAAAGTTGTTGATTAATGAAAAGAAGAATCAAAATGGTGTGTTTTCCGATACTGAATTAATAGATTTACAGAATCAAATTGCAAATTGCACAATGAAGTTCGATGAGGATAATCTATTTAAAGTAACTCCTAACATAGTAAAGTTCTTGATTAATAAAGATCAGCCTAACGCTAAGCAATATCTAAAGGGTTGCCTACCAAGTAGCTTACCTATGCTTAAGATGTTTGGTATCTATACGCTTGAGGCTATCATGATTCATGTACTAGGCTTGGTATTCAACACTCTTCAGGAATCATCCGCAGTTAAGGCAGCTAGATTTATAGATCAACTTAATTCAACTGTACGAGAACAAGCAAGGTTTCTACAATACAAAGCACCAGGTAGTGGTAAGGTGGAAGCAGTACTCACTAGTAAGGTAGAATCAGTTAAGGATGTTGTTCAGCCCAAAGGTGCtagcaaaaaagagaaaaagaaaaaaatgcagtGTCATTATGATATCGGGAAATACTTGCTCCAATTCATGATTGAAAGAaatgttctacatatatcaacAGATAGGGAAAACGGCAAGAAAGGAACCATGTCCTTGCTTTCTTGCCCCCAAGGCAAAAGGAAAAATACCACTCTACGCAACCTCGATGCCACGTACACTACACCCATCGATTCCGACCCTTGGAATACATATATCTGCATATAGAAACACGTAACACATCGCCATCACATACACGGCGGCATACCAGGCCCTGTCCGGCGAGCCATGGACGTCCCCGGCGGCCGGGCGTAcggggaggagcaggaggaggagctggACCCGGCGGTGGATTGGAGGCAGGCCGGCGACGACCAGGACGTGGTGGAGCTCCGGCTGCCGGGGTTCCGCAAGGAGCACGTGCGCGTGCAGGTGGACAACTACGGCGTGCTCCGCGTCACTGGCGGCCGCCCCGCCCGGGGCGGCCGCTGGGTCCGCTTCACCAAGGACCTCCGCCTCCCCGACAACTGCGACGCCGACGGCGTCCGCGCCAGGTTCGAGGACGAGAAGCTGCTCATCAGCCTCCCCATCGTCCCCGGCGGTGAGGCGGACCTGGTAcccacgcccacgccgtcgcccccGGAGACACTGCCGAGGCCGGCGTTGCAGCCGCCGCCGTCTTCGGCGCCTCCTCCTCCACGCTTGCCTCCGCCTCCCGGGAAGCCCAGCTTCTTCGAGCCGAAGATCCGGCCGCCGGTGCCGCCGCCACGGGCGCCATCATCGCGTTCACGTCCACTTCCTCCGTTTCCGGCTGAGCCCCCCACGGTTTCCGagccaaagccgccgccggcgaagCCCGCTGCTTTCGAGCCAAAGCTccgaccgccaccgccaccgccaccgcctccatcACCGCCGCCAATATCACGCCCACTTCCTCCGTTCTCGTCTAGGCCCCCCAGCTTTTTCGAGCCAAAGGAACCGCCGCCGGCGAAATCCACTGCTTTCGAGCCAAAGCTCCGACCACCGCTGCCCCCACCACCGCCTCCAGTGTCACGTCCACTTCCTCCGTTCTCGTCTAGGCCCCCCAGCTTTTTCGAGCCAAAGgaaccgccgccgcctccaccacagGAGCCGGCACCGGCACCATTGCCGTCGCGTCCACCGCCACCTCCGCCACCACGTGAACGTGCACGATTACCGTcgtttccaccaccaccaccaccaccaccaccccctcctcctcctccggcgaggccCACTTTCTTCGACCCAAAGCTCTGGCTGCCGTGGCGGCATTCAGATCACGCTCGAGACACCCCTCCCGAGCCCGCATTAACAAAGCCTCCCGCCACCGCCGAACGGAAGCCCTGGATACCTCCGGCGATCGTTCCTGGCCCAAGGACGGCCGAGCCGGAGCACGGGCCACCGCCATTGCCACCTCCAAAACAGAGTACAGCCACTCTGCCTCAGCCTAAGTCACCCCCGCTGTCAGATATACCAATCGGCGTCTCATCTCcatcgccgcctccaccaccaccaccaccacggccgcCTAGTCATCGTCTCCCGGAAGCAAAGGCGAAGACGAAGAAGAAGCATCGCAAGGTGCAAGACGAAGACGGCAAGGTAAGGTTGCCACTGCTGGAGAAGATGAAGAAGCAAGAGGAGAAGAGGATGGAGGACAAGAAAGCGAGGGAGGCGGCGAACGGTGGAAGACAGCCGACTGAGCACGAGGATTGGGACGTGTCACCAAAGCTGCTGCCGGCGAGCGAGGATCCAGGGACGCCGCCGACGACGGAGCTGGTGACGAACATGGCGGCcgcggtggtggtgctggtggggaTCGCGCTGTCAGTTTGGCGCACCATGAGCAGCAGCTAGCAGCTCCTGCCACCATAAGGCTAATGAGTGCACACTGTTAATTATCTGCTGAAGTTAAACTTACTAACTAATTGTACATGTACTGTACAATGTAAATAACCGTGCACTGTTAATTATCTGCCCAAGTTAAGCTACTAACTAATTGTACATATATGTACAACGTAAATAACACATGCAATCGTTTATATCAGACTTTGTTTGATCTGCAAGAGACATAAAGTTTAACACTCAGCATTgctatttactactccctccgtaaactaatataagagcatttagaatactaaagtagtgatctaaacactcttatattagtttacagagggagtacatgcttGGACTAGTTGTGAACTAACATGGACCGGCCTATAATGTTGTAAATAAACTCGAAAGTTAGTCGTTCACTTATTCCTGCTAATTTCATTGGTTGTTGTCTTCAGATGagcaggttccacctccagccaaTGCCGATGCCAATGCCACTTCCAGTTGCCTAAAATTTCGGCAAGTGATCAACATAAATACATTTGTTAGAATTAACCGCAACATGGAAACAATGAAATAAAAATGCAATGGTACCTCTTGGTGATGAGCCTTGAGCTTCCACTCGGCATGGCTGTCAAGGATTTGGACTTGGGATGGGTTCCTATTGCAGTTGCAGCTGCAGCTCCAGAAGGTCCGCCTCCAACCATAGTTGATAGTCTG encodes the following:
- the LOC123102065 gene encoding NADH dehydrogenase [ubiquinone] iron-sulfur protein 3-like, with product MLCIILFPERWFSGFGIVTKHPGFYTRFNTRACSRSWIHNSKKCVCSFGSLLVASLSLLPLHSHAFLGRTNPTGDFRQVFLLRARSGTKIKLSLFSFMDNQSIFQYSWEILPKKWVHKMKRSEHGNRSYTNTDYPFPLLCFLKWHTYTRVQVSIDICGVDHPSRKRRFEVVHNLLSTRYNSRIRVQTSADEVTRISPVVSLFPSAGRWEREVWDMSGVSSINHPDLRRISTDYGFEGHPLRKDFPLSGYVEVRYDDPEKRVVSEPIEMTQEFRYFDFASPWEQRSDG